From the Kogia breviceps isolate mKogBre1 chromosome 3, mKogBre1 haplotype 1, whole genome shotgun sequence genome, one window contains:
- the ANP32A gene encoding acidic leucine-rich nuclear phosphoprotein 32 family member A isoform X3 codes for MGGNGLELQQDFKVKELVLDNCRSNEGKIEGLTDEFEELEFLSTINVGLTSVANLPKLNKLKKLELSDNRISGGLEVLAEKCPNLTHLNLSGNKIKDLSTIEPLKKLENLKSLDLFNCEVTNLNDYRENVFKLLPQLTYLDGYDRDDKEAPDSDAEGYVEGLEDDEEDEDEEEYDEDAQVVEDEEDEEEEEEGEEEDVSGEEEEDEEGYNDGEVDDEEDEEELGEEERGQKRKREPEDEGEDDD; via the exons gTGAAAGAGCTTGTCCTGGACAACTGTCGGTCAAATGAAGGCAAAATCGAAGGCCTCACAGATGAATTTGAAGAACTGGAGTTCTTGAGTACAATCAACGTAGGCCTCACCTCAGTCGCAAACTTACCAAAGTTAAACAAACTTAAGAAG CTTGAACTAAGCGATAACAGAATCTCAGGGGGCCTGGAAGTATTGGCAGAAAAGTGTCCGAACCTCACGCATCTAAATTTAAGTGGCAACAAAATTAAAGACCTCAGCACAATAGAGCCACTG AAAAAGTTAGAAAACCTCAAGAGCTTAGACCTTTTCAATTGCGAGGTGACCAACCTGAACGACTACCGAGAAAACGTGTTCAAGCTCCTTCCTCAGCTCACGTATCTCGATGGCTACGATCGGGACGACAAGGAGGCCCCCGACTCGGACGCTGAGGGCTACGTGGAGGGCCTGGAGGATGACGAGGAGGATGAGGACG AGGAAGAGTACGATGAAGATGCTCAGGTAGTGGAAGatgaggaggacgaggaggaggaggaggaaggtgaagaGGAGGATGTGAGTGGAGAGGAAGAG GAGGATGAGGAAGGTTATAACGATGGGGAAGTAGACGATGAGGAAGATGAAGAGGAGCTTGGTG aagaagaaaggggTCAGAAGCGAAAACGAGAACCTGAAGATGAGGGAGAAGACGATGACTAA
- the ANP32A gene encoding acidic leucine-rich nuclear phosphoprotein 32 family member A isoform X2 translates to MDMDKRIHLELRNRTPSDVKELVLDNCRSNEGKIEGLTDEFEELEFLSTINVGLTSVANLPKLNKLKKLELSDNRISGGLEVLAEKCPNLTHLNLSGNKIKDLSTIEPLKKLENLKSLDLFNCEVTNLNDYRENVFKLLPQLTYLDGYDRDDKEAPDSDAEGYVEGLEDDEEDEDEEEYDEDAQVVEDEEDEEEEEEGEEEDVSGEEEEDEEGYNDGEVDDEEDEEELGEEERGQKRKREPEDEGEDDD, encoded by the exons gTGAAAGAGCTTGTCCTGGACAACTGTCGGTCAAATGAAGGCAAAATCGAAGGCCTCACAGATGAATTTGAAGAACTGGAGTTCTTGAGTACAATCAACGTAGGCCTCACCTCAGTCGCAAACTTACCAAAGTTAAACAAACTTAAGAAG CTTGAACTAAGCGATAACAGAATCTCAGGGGGCCTGGAAGTATTGGCAGAAAAGTGTCCGAACCTCACGCATCTAAATTTAAGTGGCAACAAAATTAAAGACCTCAGCACAATAGAGCCACTG AAAAAGTTAGAAAACCTCAAGAGCTTAGACCTTTTCAATTGCGAGGTGACCAACCTGAACGACTACCGAGAAAACGTGTTCAAGCTCCTTCCTCAGCTCACGTATCTCGATGGCTACGATCGGGACGACAAGGAGGCCCCCGACTCGGACGCTGAGGGCTACGTGGAGGGCCTGGAGGATGACGAGGAGGATGAGGACG AGGAAGAGTACGATGAAGATGCTCAGGTAGTGGAAGatgaggaggacgaggaggaggaggaggaaggtgaagaGGAGGATGTGAGTGGAGAGGAAGAG GAGGATGAGGAAGGTTATAACGATGGGGAAGTAGACGATGAGGAAGATGAAGAGGAGCTTGGTG aagaagaaaggggTCAGAAGCGAAAACGAGAACCTGAAGATGAGGGAGAAGACGATGACTAA